In Chloroflexota bacterium, one genomic interval encodes:
- a CDS encoding HDIG domain-containing protein produces MYLLQSQPGVRRMGRTRRALWLLVITGAIFVAATTILAAPISPPRDTVNLAAGDVTAADIIAPRSITYVSQIQTVAAREAAAKAVPDVFDPPDSRVARQQVTNARRLFDYISSVRADVFATPEQRLADLAAATGFTLDNALAQTLLDLSEGSWSAVQTETVSVIERVLSGQVREDRLEETKIRVPALVSVSLTEAQADLVTRLATPYIVPNSFYNDAQTTAARDAARQVVAPISQSFVQGQIVISRGRIVTETDLEALDALGLIAPESRWENVVSNALSVAISVAIMGLYMARFHPLFFYSPRVMLYPGILFLVFLLAARFMAPDRTVLPFLFPSAGLSMLIAITLGPNAAIAMTIILAALVGVLAGGRLDVTVYVAIGGIVSALTLGKAERVNSFFWAGLAASAANAGIVLVFRLADPYSDALGLATLLIASLVNGAISASVTLTGLFILSPIFDITTPLQLIELGRPNHPLLQFMLRQAPGTYQHSLQVANLAEQAAEQIGANAVLVRVGALFHDIGKSLHPQYFVENQIEGENPHDGFLPEVSAQCIIQHVPDGLKMAAKHRLPRAIRDCIAEHHGSNIANFQYQRALKLAGGDDSKVDKSKFRYPGPKPQSKETALLMLADGCEAKSRSDLPRHADEIEKIVKTIIDLRLAGGQLTDCGLTLHELELARQSFVETLQGFFHSRLKYPEENLEPTIEEEVERR; encoded by the coding sequence ATGTATCTTTTGCAATCGCAACCGGGCGTCCGGCGTATGGGCCGCACCCGCCGCGCCCTCTGGTTGTTGGTGATCACCGGCGCCATCTTCGTGGCGGCCACCACCATCCTGGCCGCGCCCATCAGCCCGCCCCGCGACACCGTCAACCTGGCCGCCGGCGACGTGACCGCCGCCGACATCATCGCCCCGCGTTCCATCACCTACGTCTCACAAATTCAAACTGTTGCCGCGCGCGAGGCCGCCGCCAAAGCTGTGCCCGACGTATTCGACCCGCCCGACAGCCGGGTGGCCCGACAGCAGGTCACCAACGCCCGGCGGTTGTTCGATTACATCTCCTCGGTGCGGGCGGATGTTTTTGCCACGCCGGAGCAACGGCTGGCCGACCTGGCCGCCGCCACCGGCTTCACCCTTGACAACGCCCTGGCCCAAACCTTGCTCGACTTGAGCGAAGGAAGCTGGTCAGCCGTGCAGACCGAAACCGTGTCCGTCATCGAGCGCGTGCTCAGCGGCCAGGTGCGCGAAGACCGCTTGGAAGAGACGAAGATACGAGTCCCGGCCCTGGTCAGCGTCAGCCTCACCGAGGCCCAGGCCGACCTCGTTACCCGACTCGCCACGCCCTACATCGTTCCCAACTCTTTCTACAACGACGCCCAAACCACCGCCGCCCGCGACGCCGCCCGCCAGGTGGTGGCGCCCATCTCACAGTCGTTCGTGCAAGGCCAGATCGTCATCAGCCGGGGCCGCATCGTCACCGAAACCGACCTTGAGGCGCTGGATGCGCTGGGCCTGATCGCGCCCGAAAGCCGTTGGGAGAATGTTGTCAGCAATGCGCTCTCGGTGGCGATCTCGGTCGCCATCATGGGCCTCTACATGGCCCGCTTCCATCCCCTCTTTTTTTATTCGCCCCGGGTGATGCTCTACCCCGGCATCCTCTTCCTCGTCTTCCTGCTCGCCGCTCGCTTCATGGCGCCAGATCGGACGGTTCTGCCGTTTCTGTTTCCCTCGGCGGGCCTGTCCATGCTCATTGCCATCACCCTCGGCCCCAACGCCGCCATTGCCATGACCATCATCCTTGCCGCCCTGGTCGGCGTTCTGGCCGGCGGGCGGCTCGACGTGACGGTTTACGTCGCCATTGGCGGGATTGTGTCGGCGCTGACTCTTGGCAAGGCCGAGCGGGTGAACTCATTCTTCTGGGCCGGGTTGGCCGCCTCGGCGGCCAATGCCGGAATCGTCCTCGTGTTCCGTCTGGCCGATCCTTACAGTGACGCCCTCGGCCTGGCGACTTTGTTGATCGCCAGCCTGGTCAACGGCGCGATCTCGGCCTCAGTCACCCTCACCGGCCTCTTCATCCTCAGCCCCATCTTTGACATCACCACACCCCTGCAACTGATCGAATTAGGGCGGCCTAATCACCCGCTCCTGCAATTCATGCTCAGGCAAGCGCCGGGCACGTACCAGCATAGCCTGCAAGTGGCGAACCTGGCCGAGCAGGCCGCCGAGCAAATCGGGGCCAACGCCGTGCTGGTGCGCGTCGGCGCGCTCTTTCACGACATTGGCAAGTCGCTCCATCCTCAGTATTTCGTCGAGAACCAGATCGAAGGCGAGAACCCGCACGACGGCTTCCTGCCCGAAGTCAGCGCCCAGTGCATCATTCAACACGTCCCCGACGGCTTGAAAATGGCGGCCAAACACCGCCTGCCGCGCGCCATTCGTGACTGCATTGCCGAGCATCACGGCTCCAACATCGCCAACTTTCAATATCAACGCGCCCTCAAGCTGGCCGGGGGCGACGACTCCAAAGTGGATAAATCCAAATTCCGCTACCCTGGCCCCAAGCCGCAATCCAAAGAGACCGCTCTGCTCATGCTGGCCGACGGTTGTGAGGCCAAATCGCGATCCGACCTGCCACGCCACGCCGATGAGATCGAGAAGATCGTCAAAACTATCATTGACCTTCGCCTGGCCGGGGGTCAACTCACCGACTGCGGCCTGACCCTGCACGAGCTGGAGCTTGCCCGCCAGTCGTTCGTCGAAACGCTCCAGGGCTTTTTCCATTCGCGGCTAAAATACCCGGAAGAA